The nucleotide window ACGTTCATCAGCTCGTGTCCCACATGCTCGTGCAGGGCGAAGCTGAAGGCCGGCGAGTAGTAGAAGATGATGATGGAGCCGGCGAAGTTGGCGGCGGCAAAGAGCGGGTGCGTGATGACCTTGGAGAAGGTCGAGTGGACTAGCCACAGGATCCATTCGCGCGGACCCCGGCTGCCGTCCTGCCGTGGCGGCAGGGCCTTAAGCGCCAGCGTCACCGGCGCGCCTAGCACCAGGAACAGCGGCACCACCATGGTCAGCGCCATATGGTCCAGCATATGGGCGCTGAACAGCACCATGCCGTAGACCGCCGGCGCACCGGAGGTAACGTACGTCAGCGCCAGCAGTCCCACAATCCAGCTGGCAGCGCGGGCAATCGGCCAGGAATCCCCGCGCCGGCGGACCCGCACCACGCCGATGAGGTAGGCGATGCCCACGATCAAGGTGAAGGCCACCCAGAGCCAGTCCCAGCGCCAGGTGGTGATCCACGCGGAGCCAGCGAGTTCGGGCGGAAGATCGTAGCCGGTCAGGATGCGGGCCGGCGATGCGTCCGGCGGCAGTTCCTCGGGTGTCGGCGGCGCGGTCCTGGCCAGCGCGACGGCCACGCCGGAGATGGCGCCCATGATCAGCAGTTCGACGGCGATCAACTGCCACAGCACCCGCGCCGCTGATTTGGTCCCCAGCTGCGGCACGATCCACTGCCGGTGCATGAAGCCAATGGCGCCCAGCAGCAGCGTTGCCAGCGTCTTGAAGACAACGAGGGCCCCATAGTCGCTGGCGATCTGGTCCAGCGAGGTAATTCGGATGCCCGCGTTGATCAGGCCGGAAAAGAAGACCAGGAAGAAACTGATCAGGGCCAGCGCCGAATAGCGTTTGAGCACCTGCTTGGTGATGTCCTTGGAGCCAAGCGTGCCAGACAGGAAGGCGAGGGCAATCAGCCCGCCCACCCAGAGGCAGACGCCCAGCAGGTGCAGGCCGATGGAGTTGACCGCGCCGTAGTGGTCGTCGCCGCCGGCGGAGTGGCCGGTCAGTGCCATGGGCAGCAGGCCGCCTACGGTCGCCAGCACGAGTGTAAATGCCAGTGCGGTCAGCGAGCGGACGCCGAAGGTCAGGGTGGCCACGATCGCGGCGACAATCGTAATGGCAAGCCAGGCTTGCCCGGTGGCGATGTCCGTCATGTAGCCGACCAGCGCCGAGGTGTATCCGGCATCTCCGCTCAGCGGCAAACCGGAAATATCGGAGAAGGACAGCACCAGCACAGCGACGGCGGCCAGCGTCCACACAATTGCCGCTCCAGCGGCAAGGGCCAGTACGCGGGTGAACGCCGGGTGCTCCGGACTGTCGTCCTCATGGTCCGACTTGCGCGAGCGTCGCAGGCGCTTGGGCACAATGGCCACCGCGAACACCAGAGAGCCGATCACGGCCGCCAGCGCGAGGTTGTGGACAGCTTTCGCCGCGGGCAGACCCCAGCGCGTGAGCGCTCCAGGGTCCGAGAGCTGGCGGGTAGCTGCGGCACCGGAGTAGATCAGGGCGGCGACGAGGGCAAGCACGACGACTGCGGCTGCAGCAAGGAGCCATAGCTTGCCGATACCCTCGGCCGTGATCGCGGCAGGACGCGGCGGCTCCCCGGCGGCGGGCTGCTGGGAAGACTGCTTTGCTGATGGTGCTGACACGGTATCCATTCTCTACCCCCAGTAGAATTTCGGCCAATCTGCGCGCAGCAGCACCCTACCTTCCGGTCCTTGGGTTTAAATGACAAGGCCGCCGCCGGGATCCGGCAGCGGCCTTGTAAGAAGTCCGTTTAGTCTACTTCTTGTTGGAGACGGCAGCCTTCAGCTTCGAACCTGCGGTCAGCTTGACGCTGTGGCCTGCGGCGATCTGGATGGTTTCGCCGGTCTGCGGGTTGCGGCCGGTGCGGGCTGCACGGTCGGTGCGCTCAACGGCGAGCCAGCCGGGGATGGTGATCTTCTCACCCTTGGCAACGGAGGTTGCGAAAATGTCGAAGACAGCGTCCAGAACGCCGTTCACTGCAGTCTGGCTGGTGCCAGCCTTCTCTGCTACTGCTGCGACCAGTTCACTACGGTTGATAGCCAATTTATGTCCTCCTGGACTACTTCGGTTATTAGAGCCTTGCACGGTCGTGAAAAGCTTCTGTCCGAAAACTTACCAGTTACGCCGCCAAGTTCCGGCAAATTCCGCGTGATCTGGCGATTTTTCCCCGAAATTGTGGGGAATCTGCCAGTTTTGGCGACGTTTGGTCGGTTCAGCCCGATAATCACCTGCCGAAACCGGGCTGAACACGCGAAAAGGCGGCGGTCCGAAGACCGCCGCCTTTCATGAGGCTATTGCCTGCCGGTTTTTACCAGCTGGACTTCTTGATGCCCGGCAGTTCGCCGGCATGCGCCATGTTGCGGAAGCGAACACGGGAAATGCCGAACTTCTGGAGGGTGCCGCGGGGACGACCGTCGATCTGGTCGCGGTTGCGCAGGCGGACCGGAGAAGCGTTGCGGGGCAGCTTCTGCAGGCCCAGGCGGGCTGCTTCGCGTGCCTCGTCGGTTGCGTTTTCGTCAACCAGGGTCTTCTTCAGTTCAAGGCGCTTTTCGGCGTAGCGCTCGACGATGACCTTGCGCTGCTCGTTGCGAGCAATCTTGGACTTCTTTGCCATGTCTTAGCGCTCCTCTCGGAATTCGACGTGCTTGCGGATCTTCGGGTCGTACTTCTTCAGGACCAGACGGTCCGGGTCGTTACGACGGTTCTTCCGCGTGACGTAGGTGAAGCCGGTGCCCGCAGTGGACTTCAGCTTGATGATGGGACGTACGTCCTTGTCCTTTGCCACTAGAGCTTCACACCCTTCGCGATCAGTTCGCCGACGACGGCGTCAATACCGCGGACGTCGATGGTCTTGATGCCGCGGGCAGAAAGCTGCAGCGTGACGTTGCGGCGCAGGGACGGAACCCAGTAGCGCTTCTTCTGGATATTCGGATCGAACCGGCGCTTGTTGCGGCGGTGCGAGTGCGAAATGCTGTGGCCAAAGCCGGGTACGGCTCCGGTCACCTGGCAATGAGCTGCCATGATCTCTCCTCCAAGTTTTAGTAAATATTGACGGACCTGCACAGATACAGCGGTGTAGCTGCCTCTGAATCTGCGTGTAAGAGCGCCCGTCACCAGTTTTGACACCGTTATTACTGCGACTTTCCGGAGGTGAACCAGGCGGGGTGAGATCCAGCCGAAGTGCCTCGCCGCGGGGAAGACGGTGAAGTCCAGGCGCTGCCTACCGCTGGTCCCCGAAGGGACCGGCTCAGCAACAGCCTTAAATTCTAGGTTGACACGGGAATTCACGCAACTTACCGACTGACCTGGACCAACTGCACATTCCTGCCCAGCCGACACGGGCAACCCGCAGGTTGCGTGACTTAACACCACTCCATCTTAGGGCCCAGCGGCGTTTCAGCCAAACCGGGGACACTTCAGGTGATACGCGTCCGGTGCCTGCGGGCTCAGCTGTTGATGCGGGGTTCGCGCAGTACCCAACTGCTCGGCTCCAGCCGCTGGACGATTTTCTTACCCAACCGCTCCAGATCGGCAACATCCTTGTGGTCGAGCCCGTCAAAAACCGCGTCCCGAACGGACTCGACGTGTGCCGGGGCAAGCTGCTCGATAGCGGAGTAGCCGTCTTCGGTCAGGGTGGCCATGGTCACCCGGGCATCCTCGGCGCAGGGGCTGCGCTTGACCCAGCCGCGCAGTTCCAGCTTCTTGACCACATGGGAGAGCCGGGACAGGGACGAGTAGGTGCGTGAAGCCAGCTCACTCATCGGCAATGAACGGTCCTCCGCTTCGGAGAGCATGGCCAGGACGTTGTAGTCGAAGAGCGTGACTTTGGCCTCACGCTGCAAAGCGCCGTCCAGGTTGCCTGGCAGCAGGGTGGTGACAGCCAGCAAGGCGAGCCAAGCCTGGCGTTCTTCGGGATCAAGCCAACGTGCAGAAGTCATACCTCTATTCTGCCACATACTTGATGATTCAACTTTTCAGCCCTGCTCCGGCGGCGGGTGCCAGATCCCGGGAACCTGACCGAAGCGGCGCGGCTACACCCGCAAATCCAGGCTGGCGAGTTGCGGGTATTTCGGCGCCAGGCTGTCGCCGGAGGAAACGCCGCGCACTCGGCGGGCAATCCAGGGCCCAACGTACTCCCGGGCCCAGCGGGCGTTGGCCACCAGCGATTCACGCCGCGTCAGCGTGCCCAGGGCCGGAAGCTCCGGAAGCTCGATGAGATCATCGGCCTGCAACGTCTCCAGCACCCGCTTGGCCATGAGGGTGTGGCCAGCGGCGGACATATGGAGCCGGTCTTCGTCCCAATACCGCCAGTCCTGGAACTCCCGCATCCGCCAGTAGTCCACAATCCGCGCGCCGTGCTTCTCCGCGATTTCACGTACCCACTCGTTGTAGATCGCCGTGCGGCCCCGGGTCTTGCCGAAAACGGCCGACCCGGCGGAATCAAAACCGGTAAACATCACGACGTCGGCGCCGGACTGCGCGAGTCTGGCGATGCCGCGGTCATACTCTTTCATGAGTTCGTCGATGTCCACACTGGGACGCAGGATGTCATTGCCGCCGGCGTAGATGGTCACGAGAGTGGGGTTCAGTGCCAGGGCAGGTTCAATCTGTTCGGCGAGAACCTGCCGGATCTTCTTTCCGCGGATCGCCAGATTCGCATAGCCCCAGCCCTGGTCCGCCAGCATCAGCTGCTCGGCCACCCTGTCCGCCCAGCCGCGCACCCCGTTGGGCAACTGTGGGTCATTGTCCCCGACGCCTTCCGTGAACGAGTCTCCGAGGGCCACAAACCGTTGAGTAAAAGTCACCCTGACAGATTAACAAACCCGCCGGTGTGCCTGTTGGTTCGAGTGGTACCAGCATCCGTCCGGCTCGTGATGATGGAGAGGAACTTGTGGGCGGCCGAAGTCCGCGCGGGTTGTCCGGTCCAGACCATGGTGAACGGGCGGTAGAGCTGTATGCCCTCGATTTCAACTTCAACCAGAGCGCCGCTGTCGAGATGGGGGCGGACCAATGAGCGGCTCACGACGACGGGCGCAATACCACTAGCGGCAGCACCGGCAATCGCGCCAGTTCCTGTCATGATAGCGGCCGGTGGCGCCAAGCTACCGTCGACTTCAGCGGCATGCAGTGCCAGTTCGAGAGTGCAGCGACCGGACCCCTTGTCGTCACAGATCAAAGGCGTGCGGGCCAGTTCTGCTGGTGGAATAACGCGGCCTTGTCCGGCCCATGGGTGGTCCGGGGAGACTACGACGGCGAGCGGATCGCTCCGGATCCGCTGCGAGGCAAGGTCAGTCGGCACTTCGGGCGCCTCGATAAATCCTAGGGTCGCCACGTGTCCACGTACTCGCTTGATGACGTCTGCGCTGCTGCCGGAAATGAGACGGACCGTGGGAGCATCCGGGGCCTGTCTGAGTGCATCCATCCACCCAGGCAGCAGTTGCTCTGAAATTGACTGGCTGGCGGCCACGCAAATATCGGCTTTGCTGCGGAGTGTCCGTACAGACGCTGCAAAG belongs to Arthrobacter crystallopoietes and includes:
- a CDS encoding MarR family winged helix-turn-helix transcriptional regulator — encoded protein: MTSARWLDPEERQAWLALLAVTTLLPGNLDGALQREAKVTLFDYNVLAMLSEAEDRSLPMSELASRTYSSLSRLSHVVKKLELRGWVKRSPCAEDARVTMATLTEDGYSAIEQLAPAHVESVRDAVFDGLDHKDVADLERLGKKIVQRLEPSSWVLREPRINS
- a CDS encoding LysR family transcriptional regulator, with amino-acid sequence MYAERLRSSGYQVTMQACGRLVRLPDGGRAFMDLDLETLRLLENINRTGSLRRAAESAGVTQQAVSARIQLAERRLGRALVHRSRSGSELTDDGKLVIEWARPLLEAADIFAASVRTLRSKADICVAASQSISEQLLPGWMDALRQAPDAPTVRLISGSSADVIKRVRGHVATLGFIEAPEVPTDLASQRIRSDPLAVVVSPDHPWAGQGRVIPPAELARTPLICDDKGSGRCTLELALHAAEVDGSLAPPAAIMTGTGAIAGAAASGIAPVVVSRSLVRPHLDSGALVEVEIEGIQLYRPFTMVWTGQPARTSAAHKFLSIITSRTDAGTTRTNRHTGGFVNLSG
- a CDS encoding cytochrome c oxidase assembly protein — its product is MDTVSAPSAKQSSQQPAAGEPPRPAAITAEGIGKLWLLAAAAVVVLALVAALIYSGAAATRQLSDPGALTRWGLPAAKAVHNLALAAVIGSLVFAVAIVPKRLRRSRKSDHEDDSPEHPAFTRVLALAAGAAIVWTLAAVAVLVLSFSDISGLPLSGDAGYTSALVGYMTDIATGQAWLAITIVAAIVATLTFGVRSLTALAFTLVLATVGGLLPMALTGHSAGGDDHYGAVNSIGLHLLGVCLWVGGLIALAFLSGTLGSKDITKQVLKRYSALALISFFLVFFSGLINAGIRITSLDQIASDYGALVVFKTLATLLLGAIGFMHRQWIVPQLGTKSAARVLWQLIAVELLIMGAISGVAVALARTAPPTPEELPPDASPARILTGYDLPPELAGSAWITTWRWDWLWVAFTLIVGIAYLIGVVRVRRRGDSWPIARAASWIVGLLALTYVTSGAPAVYGMVLFSAHMLDHMALTMVVPLFLVLGAPVTLALKALPPRQDGSRGPREWILWLVHSTFSKVITHPLFAAANFAGSIIIFYYSPAFSFALHEHVGHELMNVHFLLTGYLFVLSMIGQDPVPYRAPFPLRLVLLFATMAFHAFFGVALTSSTSLLQASWFGSMGRDWGLSAMEDQRLGGAIMWGVGEIPTLCVAIGVALMWSRTDARETKRKDRAADRNKDAELAAYNDMFARLAQRDEQVTRTPSQAPTDSSRNQGDTP
- the rpsN gene encoding 30S ribosomal protein S14; translated protein: MAKKSKIARNEQRKVIVERYAEKRLELKKTLVDENATDEAREAARLGLQKLPRNASPVRLRNRDQIDGRPRGTLQKFGISRVRFRNMAHAGELPGIKKSSW
- a CDS encoding HU family DNA-binding protein, with product MAINRSELVAAVAEKAGTSQTAVNGVLDAVFDIFATSVAKGEKITIPGWLAVERTDRAARTGRNPQTGETIQIAAGHSVKLTAGSKLKAAVSNKK
- the rpmG gene encoding 50S ribosomal protein L33, yielding MAKDKDVRPIIKLKSTAGTGFTYVTRKNRRNDPDRLVLKKYDPKIRKHVEFREER
- the rpmB gene encoding 50S ribosomal protein L28, which codes for MAAHCQVTGAVPGFGHSISHSHRRNKRRFDPNIQKKRYWVPSLRRNVTLQLSARGIKTIDVRGIDAVVGELIAKGVKL
- a CDS encoding SGNH/GDSL hydrolase family protein, which gives rise to MTFTQRFVALGDSFTEGVGDNDPQLPNGVRGWADRVAEQLMLADQGWGYANLAIRGKKIRQVLAEQIEPALALNPTLVTIYAGGNDILRPSVDIDELMKEYDRGIARLAQSGADVVMFTGFDSAGSAVFGKTRGRTAIYNEWVREIAEKHGARIVDYWRMREFQDWRYWDEDRLHMSAAGHTLMAKRVLETLQADDLIELPELPALGTLTRRESLVANARWAREYVGPWIARRVRGVSSGDSLAPKYPQLASLDLRV